One window of the Diachasmimorpha longicaudata isolate KC_UGA_2023 chromosome 9, iyDiaLong2, whole genome shotgun sequence genome contains the following:
- the LOC135166176 gene encoding tRNA (adenine(58)-N(1))-methyltransferase catalytic subunit TRMT61A, giving the protein MSFAKTKETIDEGDTVVLYLGPQSMHTFEVTQKIVNKKGELVDNVFQTTYGALKVYSLIGKRYGSKVELSRGWAYVLQPTPELWTTTLPHRTQIIYTPDISLIIHLLELVPGSIVIETGTGSGSLSHSLIRTVRPRGHLYTFDFHEQRVQLATEEFTKHGLSNHVTVAHRDVCLEGFGEDLKHKADAVFLDLPHPWLVVEHAVNALKKSGGKLCSFSPCIEQVQQTCLKLEAAGFVDIRTQECLQRELNVHYKHCPKLEMNWSQSQKLTPDEIQKKNEEQERILTVSHSSSTPGHTGYITIATLPPNFARLVPT; this is encoded by the exons atGAGTTTTGCAAAAACAAAAGAGACGATTGACGAGGGTGACACTGTGGTGCTGTACTTGGGTCCTCAGAGCATGCACACCTTCGAGGTGACTCAGAAAATAGTGAATAAGAAGGGAGAACTGGTGGACAACGTTTTTCAGACGACGTATGGAGCTCTGAAGGTTTACAGCTTGATTGGAAAGAGGTATGGATCCAAAGTGGAGCTGTCCAGAGGCTGGGCTTACGTACTTCAACCCACACCCGAGCTCTGGACCACTACGTTACCACATCGTACACAGATCATTTACACTCCGGATATTAGTTTAATTATCCACTTGTTGGAGCTGGTGCCGGGGAGCATTGTCATCGAAACTG GTACTGGAAGTGGATCACTCTCGCACTCTCTAATCCGCACTGTTCGACCCCGCGGTCACTTATACACCTTTGACTTCCACGAGCAGAGGGTCCAACTAGCCACTGAAGAATTCACTAAACACGGTTTAAGTAATCACGTGACAGTAGCCCATCGAGATGTTTGTCTGGAGGGATTTGGGGAGGACCTCAAGCACAAAGCAGATGCCGTTTTCCTCGATTTGCCCCACCCCTGGCTGGTGGTTGAGCATGCTGTCAACGCCCTGAAGAAGTCAGGGGGTAAATTGTGCTCCTTCTCACCCTGCATCGAACAGGTTCAGCAAACTTGTCTGAAACTTGAAGCTGCTGGATTTGTGGATATCAGAACTCAGGAATGTCTACAGAGGGAATTAAATGTGCACTATAAACACTGTCCAAAGTTGGAAATGAATTGGTCTCAATCACAG AAATTAACTCCAGATGAAATTCAGAAGAAGAACGAAGAGCAGGAGAGGATCCTGACAGTCTCCCACTCTTCCTCAACCCCAGGGCACACAGGCTACATCACAATAGCGACTCTTCCCCCCAATTTCGCCCGTCTCGTACCCACATAA